DNA sequence from the Dreissena polymorpha isolate Duluth1 chromosome 3, UMN_Dpol_1.0, whole genome shotgun sequence genome:
TTTATCTTTTAATTTCTTATTATGGAGAAGCGAATGGTATTATATCGATATATCATGTTTTAATTCTCTGTACCCGTTTAATTCACAAAAGCGGTTTAGATTCACCAGTATTATTGTTTAGGAACATaatgttatatttcattattgAAGTAATTGAAATCGCTTAAAATGCCAATCTAATTGCATTCGCCCACGTAAAGAATCTGTTGTAGATAAATGTTCATGGTTCGTGTCAGGCgctttattttgctttattatgtattatgtaacaCTAGTCAATACAGTATTCATGTTGCAACTAAAAAGTGTTTATGCTACTCATCATTGAATACTATGATGTTGTTTAATGGATTCCAAATATAAAGTTAATTGGGGTTGTTCTTATGTATATGATGCTACCATTAATTACTATCCAGGTTTGATTGTCTTTTCAGAGAGAGAAATGGCTAAAATGCAGACTTTAACAGTGGAGAATCTTGCGGGTCACCATAGCGACCACTTCAGAAGCAAGCGGCCATCACTGGTCTCGAAGGAGGGCAGCGAGGGTTCCCATACGACCAATTACAGTATGCGCCGGATGTCGCGTTTCGAGGGCCGCCCTAGCGTCCAGTATAACCGCCGGATATCCATGGTGTCCCGATCCAGCGTAACCGGAAGTTTGTTTGGAATTAAGAACATTGGACTGTTTCCAGTGAAGCGGCAGAATACGTACAAGCTGCAGCCGGACCACAGTGAAGTGTTCAAGCCCGAAAGTGTGCGTGCCATTATACAGGAAGTTCTCGATGAATGCCTGGACGGTGAGACGTACAACCCTAGACAGTGCCGGAACCTCTCACAGATGCTCACGGACCTCATCAAGTCGCGCGTGAAGGACATGGGATTTCAGCGCTACAAGTATATAGTGACGGTGACCATTGGTCTGGACAGTAACCAGGGATTCCGTGTAGTCAGTCGGTGTCTGTGGAACAAGGACACGGACAATTACGCCGAGGCGAGTTATAACAAGAATGGATTGTACGCGGTGGCTGCTGTGTACGCGTGTTATTGTGAATAGTTCATTGATAAATGGCTTGTAAATTGCATGATGGGTGAGATGTttcaatataaatgttatttattttgacgaatacttatgcaatatatttatttgagaGTTCATCTCCAAGATGATTTGTGTGTATTTATCATCGTGAttaaatgtaaaactatttaattgtttataatccatATTTATTCACCACGTCCGCTCTTTATTCACCGATATTTCTTCAATATAATTCTGCAGGGTAATGATTTCTGACAGATGTTGCTTTTGACCATCTGAACAGTAATGCCCCTTTCCGAC
Encoded proteins:
- the LOC127872283 gene encoding dynein light chain Tctex-type protein 2B-like — its product is MAKMQTLTVENLAGHHSDHFRSKRPSLVSKEGSEGSHTTNYSMRRMSRFEGRPSVQYNRRISMVSRSSVTGSLFGIKNIGLFPVKRQNTYKLQPDHSEVFKPESVRAIIQEVLDECLDGETYNPRQCRNLSQMLTDLIKSRVKDMGFQRYKYIVTVTIGLDSNQGFRVVSRCLWNKDTDNYAEASYNKNGLYAVAAVYACYCE